From Sphingomonas bisphenolicum, one genomic window encodes:
- the dnaE gene encoding DNA polymerase III subunit alpha: MPHAPFVPLRVFSSFTMLEGAIDPKKIAKQAKALGFPAAAITDRNGLYGSMAFSDGCKDEGVQPIIGAMLGVLRPGRPSNAAPMHDWLALYAQDATGYDNICALVSMAHLDRPVEEVPHVTIEALEGRTDGVIALTAGGEGALARLFAEDQPDAAIAYVARLEALFPGRLYVEICRRLDAIEGKAEPQLLDLAYHRDLPLVATNPTCFAEPHFHEAHDVMLCIADSAYVDMPDRRTSSPDAWMKPAGEMKRLFEDLPEALANTLVVAQRCAVAAPKRKPILPSLAGDIEGEARMLRDLASAGLDARLAKLGIIADEARQPYVERLKFETDIIIQMGFPGYFLIVADFIKWAKDHDIPVGPGRGSGAGSVVAWALLITDLDPLQLGLLFERFLNPERVSMPDFDIDFCETRRGEVIRYVQQKYGADHVAQIITFGKLKARAVLKDTGRVLQMSYGQVDRLAKLVPNHPTDPWTLERSLNGVAEFRAEYDNDNQVRRLIDYAMKLEGFPRHSSTHAAGVVIGDRPLQQLVPLYRDPRSDMPVTQFDMKYVEGAGLVKFDFLGLKTLSVLQKAVQLLTARGVTVGLDTLAWDDSAVYDLLQRGDTVGVFQLESEGMRKTLAAVRPTNFGDIIALVSLYRPGPMDNIPMFGRRKNGQEEIEYPHILLKPILEETYGIFVYQEQVMQAAQILAGYSLGDADLLRRAMGKKVKAEMDAQRSRFVEGCAASDIKPAKANELFDLIDKFAGYGFNKSHAAAYALLAYQTAWLKAHYPAEFYAGSMAFDIHLTEKLTVFVDDMRRMGLTCLAPDLNRSQADFTVEAVPCEGEDKRLGFAVRYALGGLKGVGEKAMEQLVAEREAAGPFQSLDDFADRIEPRLLNRRQLESLAAAGAFDGVHADRAGVHAAAETILSVASSNAAARESGQGGLFGDVETPHADVRIPPHQAWTVADRMAQEKEAFGFYFSAHPVDRYKHLADARGARSYGAVCQAPMPAPNAEGRAMTIMAAMVEDVRWRETKRGARYANATFSDQSGQFQASCFDEGACKAIEELAADGDCALLVVELDRLPGEETPRVTVRGVEPFRAIASASRMELTVDVETPQAVEALATLLAGASGGRSEVFLRAPVGEGQAARLFLGDTYSLGADQVDAISTIKGLSIHCFERMDVKADGYKTRTRRTAMRLVG; the protein is encoded by the coding sequence ATGCCTCATGCTCCCTTCGTACCACTGCGCGTCTTTTCCTCCTTCACCATGCTGGAAGGGGCGATAGACCCCAAGAAGATCGCCAAGCAGGCCAAGGCATTGGGCTTTCCGGCGGCGGCGATCACGGACCGCAACGGGCTGTACGGTTCGATGGCTTTTTCCGACGGGTGCAAGGATGAGGGCGTTCAGCCAATCATCGGCGCGATGCTGGGCGTGCTGCGGCCGGGGCGACCATCCAATGCGGCGCCGATGCACGACTGGCTGGCGCTCTACGCGCAGGACGCGACCGGATATGACAATATCTGCGCACTGGTGTCGATGGCGCATCTCGACCGGCCGGTCGAGGAAGTGCCCCATGTGACGATAGAGGCGCTAGAAGGGCGGACCGATGGCGTCATCGCGCTGACAGCGGGGGGCGAGGGCGCGCTGGCGCGGCTGTTCGCGGAGGATCAGCCCGATGCGGCCATTGCCTATGTCGCGCGGCTGGAGGCGCTGTTTCCGGGGCGGCTCTATGTCGAGATATGCCGCCGGCTCGACGCGATCGAGGGCAAGGCGGAACCGCAACTGCTCGACCTGGCCTATCATCGCGACCTGCCGCTGGTAGCGACCAATCCCACCTGCTTTGCCGAACCGCATTTTCATGAAGCGCATGACGTGATGCTGTGCATCGCCGACAGCGCCTATGTCGACATGCCCGATCGCCGCACCAGTTCGCCCGACGCCTGGATGAAGCCGGCGGGCGAGATGAAGCGGCTGTTCGAGGATCTGCCCGAGGCGCTGGCGAACACGTTGGTAGTTGCGCAGCGCTGCGCCGTGGCCGCGCCCAAGCGCAAGCCGATCCTGCCCAGCCTGGCCGGTGATATCGAGGGCGAAGCCCGGATGCTGCGCGATCTGGCGAGCGCAGGATTGGACGCGCGTCTGGCGAAGCTGGGCATCATCGCGGACGAGGCGCGCCAACCCTATGTCGAGCGCCTGAAGTTCGAGACGGACATCATCATCCAGATGGGGTTTCCGGGCTATTTCCTGATCGTCGCCGACTTCATCAAATGGGCGAAGGACCATGATATTCCTGTGGGTCCGGGCCGTGGGTCCGGCGCCGGATCGGTTGTCGCCTGGGCGCTGCTGATCACCGATCTCGATCCGTTGCAGCTCGGCCTGCTGTTCGAACGCTTCCTGAACCCGGAACGCGTGTCGATGCCCGACTTCGACATCGATTTCTGCGAAACCCGGCGCGGCGAGGTGATCCGTTACGTCCAGCAGAAATATGGCGCGGACCATGTGGCGCAGATCATCACTTTCGGTAAGCTGAAGGCGCGCGCCGTGCTCAAGGACACCGGCCGCGTATTGCAGATGAGCTATGGCCAGGTCGACCGGCTCGCCAAGCTGGTGCCGAACCATCCGACCGATCCCTGGACGCTGGAGCGGTCGTTGAATGGGGTCGCCGAGTTCCGGGCGGAATATGACAATGACAATCAGGTCCGCCGCCTGATCGACTATGCAATGAAGCTGGAAGGCTTCCCGCGTCATAGCTCCACCCATGCGGCGGGCGTGGTGATCGGCGACCGGCCGTTGCAGCAACTGGTGCCGCTCTATCGCGATCCGCGATCGGACATGCCGGTGACCCAGTTCGACATGAAATATGTCGAGGGCGCGGGGCTGGTGAAGTTCGACTTTCTCGGCCTCAAGACGCTGTCGGTGTTGCAGAAGGCGGTGCAGTTGCTGACCGCGCGGGGCGTGACCGTCGGTCTGGATACGCTCGCCTGGGACGACAGCGCGGTTTACGATCTGCTCCAGCGTGGCGACACGGTGGGTGTGTTCCAGTTGGAATCGGAAGGGATGCGCAAGACGCTGGCCGCAGTACGGCCGACCAATTTCGGCGACATCATCGCCCTCGTCTCGCTCTACCGCCCTGGCCCGATGGACAATATTCCGATGTTCGGGCGTCGCAAGAATGGCCAGGAAGAGATTGAATATCCCCATATTCTGCTGAAGCCGATCCTCGAAGAAACCTACGGCATCTTCGTCTATCAGGAACAGGTGATGCAGGCCGCGCAGATATTGGCCGGCTATTCGCTCGGCGACGCCGACCTGCTGCGCCGCGCCATGGGCAAGAAGGTGAAGGCGGAGATGGACGCGCAGCGCTCGCGCTTCGTCGAGGGCTGTGCCGCGAGCGACATCAAGCCGGCCAAGGCGAACGAACTGTTCGACTTGATCGACAAGTTCGCCGGCTATGGCTTCAATAAATCGCACGCGGCCGCCTATGCGCTGCTCGCTTATCAGACCGCCTGGCTGAAGGCGCATTATCCGGCGGAATTCTATGCCGGGTCGATGGCGTTCGACATCCATCTGACCGAAAAACTGACGGTCTTCGTGGACGATATGCGGCGCATGGGGCTGACCTGCCTGGCGCCCGATCTCAACCGCAGCCAGGCCGACTTCACCGTCGAGGCCGTGCCGTGTGAGGGCGAGGACAAGCGACTGGGCTTCGCCGTGCGCTATGCGCTGGGGGGCCTCAAGGGTGTGGGCGAGAAGGCGATGGAGCAGTTGGTCGCCGAGCGTGAGGCGGCGGGGCCGTTCCAGTCGCTGGACGACTTCGCCGACCGGATCGAACCACGGTTGCTGAATCGGCGGCAGTTGGAAAGCCTGGCGGCGGCGGGGGCGTTCGATGGCGTCCATGCCGACCGAGCGGGCGTTCATGCAGCGGCGGAAACCATTTTGTCGGTGGCGTCGAGCAATGCAGCGGCGCGCGAAAGCGGGCAGGGCGGCTTGTTCGGCGACGTGGAGACGCCGCATGCCGACGTCCGCATTCCGCCGCATCAGGCCTGGACCGTGGCGGACCGCATGGCGCAGGAAAAGGAGGCGTTCGGTTTCTACTTCTCGGCCCATCCGGTCGATCGTTACAAGCATCTCGCCGATGCGCGAGGTGCGCGCAGCTATGGCGCCGTGTGTCAGGCGCCCATGCCCGCGCCCAATGCCGAAGGGCGGGCGATGACGATCATGGCGGCGATGGTCGAGGATGTGCGCTGGCGCGAAACGAAGCGCGGGGCGCGCTACGCCAACGCGACCTTCTCCGACCAGAGCGGCCAGTTTCAGGCGAGTTGCTTCGATGAGGGCGCTTGCAAGGCGATCGAGGAACTGGCGGCCGATGGCGATTGCGCGCTGCTGGTCGTGGAACTGGACCGGTTGCCGGGCGAGGAAACGCCGCGCGTGACGGTGCGGGGGGTCGAGCCGTTCCGGGCGATCGCCAGCGCGTCGCGCATGGAATTGACGGTCGATGTGGAGACCCCGCAGGCGGTCGAGGCGCTGGCGACCTTGCTCGCTGGTGCAAGCGGTGGACGGAGCGAGGTATTCCTGCGCGCGCCGGTGGGCGAGGGGCAGGCGGCGCGGCTGTTCCTGGGCGACACCTATAGCCTGGGCGCGGATCAGGTAGATGCGATCTCTACGATCAAGGGGCTGTCGATCCACTGCTTCGAGCGGATGGATGTGAAGGCGGACGGCTACAAGACGCGCACGCGGCGAACGGCGATGCGGTTGGTGGGGTGA
- a CDS encoding diguanylate cyclase, with protein MRLSTITNWAYGATVALTLFSGATMLMASSAEERERAAVAQRATFDQATATLEEDVYRLTEQARGFVISGDPSHLIAYRREKEALRSVEQRIAHLRDAGANESELAALRQAMHWSDALTDEQDAAIRAAQAKDDKTARTILFGDEYGRELDRVAAQVGKFQYMLDQRTDHAVARATDTARQWRTMSEIMLGMTALLFLCVLYFVLKQRILRPVVRLSDVVTRLAAQDYDAIPPDSAHVDEIGDMAQAIRIFRENGLERQRLEQERDADRMMRDLISRLTQRLQGCDSVSDLVDVVRRFAPEIAPDFPGRLYIHDARRNAMTQACDWLSPAQSRIEFPPSACWALRRGQTHRPTGDMVDIPCEHLGVSESVSTICIPLAAQSESIGMLYYEEPTDSNADHLERTGKYLEMLAENVGLALANLRLRDTLREMAMADALTGLPNRRQFDTMLQTLVHDADRHGTPLACLMVDIDHFKRFNDNYGHDAGDAVLRAVGAVLGDSLREHGHAFRLGGEEFVILMPGFNLDQALGRAMQIQRRIQELRLGHHGKELGPITASFGLSAFPDHGRPDRLLQTADAALLRAKSEGRDRILVATVRDGASAAA; from the coding sequence ATGCGTCTCTCCACGATCACCAACTGGGCCTATGGGGCCACTGTCGCCCTCACCCTCTTTTCGGGCGCTACCATGTTAATGGCGTCCAGTGCGGAAGAGCGCGAACGCGCCGCCGTGGCGCAGCGCGCCACCTTCGACCAGGCGACGGCCACGCTGGAGGAGGATGTCTATCGCCTGACCGAGCAGGCCCGCGGCTTCGTCATCAGTGGCGACCCCAGCCATCTCATCGCCTATCGCCGGGAAAAGGAGGCGCTGCGTTCGGTCGAGCAGCGGATCGCCCATCTGCGCGACGCCGGCGCCAATGAGAGTGAATTGGCTGCCCTGCGCCAGGCGATGCACTGGTCCGACGCGCTGACCGATGAACAGGATGCCGCAATCCGGGCCGCTCAGGCCAAGGACGACAAGACCGCCCGCACCATATTGTTCGGCGACGAATATGGCCGGGAACTGGACCGGGTCGCCGCACAGGTCGGCAAGTTCCAATATATGCTCGACCAGCGCACCGACCATGCGGTGGCGCGCGCGACCGATACCGCGCGCCAATGGCGCACCATGTCCGAAATCATGCTCGGCATGACGGCGCTGCTCTTCCTGTGCGTTCTCTATTTCGTGCTGAAGCAACGCATCCTGCGACCGGTCGTGCGGCTGAGCGATGTCGTCACGCGTCTTGCGGCACAGGATTATGACGCCATTCCACCCGATTCCGCCCATGTCGACGAAATCGGCGACATGGCGCAGGCGATCCGCATCTTCCGCGAAAACGGGCTGGAACGACAACGGCTGGAGCAGGAGCGCGACGCCGACCGGATGATGCGCGACCTGATATCGCGGTTGACGCAACGATTGCAGGGCTGCGACAGCGTCAGCGACCTGGTCGATGTGGTGCGCCGCTTCGCCCCGGAAATCGCGCCTGATTTTCCGGGCCGGCTCTATATCCACGACGCTCGCCGCAACGCCATGACCCAAGCCTGCGACTGGCTGTCGCCCGCGCAATCGCGCATCGAATTTCCGCCTTCAGCCTGTTGGGCGCTGCGTCGTGGCCAGACCCACAGGCCGACCGGCGACATGGTCGATATTCCGTGCGAGCATCTGGGCGTTTCAGAAAGCGTCAGCACCATCTGCATACCGCTCGCCGCGCAGAGCGAGAGCATCGGCATGCTCTATTATGAGGAGCCGACCGACAGCAACGCCGACCATCTGGAGCGGACCGGAAAATATCTGGAAATGCTGGCCGAAAATGTCGGCCTGGCCCTCGCCAATCTCCGCCTGCGCGACACATTGCGCGAAATGGCCATGGCCGACGCGCTGACCGGCCTGCCCAATCGGCGCCAGTTCGACACCATGCTCCAGACGCTGGTCCATGACGCCGATCGCCACGGCACGCCGCTGGCTTGCCTGATGGTCGATATCGATCATTTCAAGCGTTTCAACGACAATTATGGCCATGATGCCGGCGACGCCGTGCTGCGCGCCGTGGGGGCGGTGCTGGGCGACTCGCTGCGCGAACACGGCCATGCCTTCCGCCTGGGCGGCGAAGAATTCGTCATATTGATGCCGGGCTTCAACCTCGATCAGGCGCTTGGCCGTGCGATGCAGATTCAGCGGCGCATTCAGGAACTGCGCCTGGGACATCATGGCAAGGAACTGGGACCGATCACGGCCTCCTTCGGCCTGTCCGCCTTCCCCGATCATGGCCGGCCCGACCGACTGTTGCAGACCGCCGACGCCGCGTTGCTGCGCGCCAAGTCGGAAGGCCGGGACCGGATACTGGTCGCGACCGTGCGCGATGGCGCTTCCGCAGCGGCTTAA
- a CDS encoding ABC transporter ATP-binding protein, whose product MNDILKVTGLARSFTQGGVTIDVLRGIDLTVGPGEIVALLGPSGSGKSTLLQAVGLLEGGFDGSIRIAGEEAAKLDNDGRTRLRRDALGFVYQFHHLLPDFNATENVVLPQVIRDVEMAAAKARAELLLTSLGLGHRLDHRPSQLSGGEQQRVAVARALANRPALVLADEPTGNLDERTADVVLSEFLRLVRGEGSAALVATHNERLAQKMDRVVRLHEGVLEGA is encoded by the coding sequence ATGAATGATATCCTCAAAGTGACGGGCCTTGCCCGCAGCTTCACCCAGGGCGGCGTGACCATCGACGTGTTGCGCGGCATCGACCTGACCGTCGGGCCGGGCGAGATCGTCGCGCTGCTGGGGCCGTCCGGTTCGGGCAAGTCGACGCTGTTGCAGGCGGTGGGCCTGCTGGAAGGCGGGTTCGACGGGTCGATCCGCATCGCGGGCGAGGAAGCGGCGAAGCTGGACAATGACGGGCGTACCCGGCTGCGCCGGGATGCGCTGGGCTTCGTCTATCAGTTTCACCATCTGCTGCCCGATTTCAACGCGACCGAGAATGTCGTCCTGCCGCAGGTGATCCGCGACGTGGAGATGGCGGCGGCGAAGGCGCGGGCGGAACTGCTGCTGACCTCGCTGGGCCTGGGGCATCGGCTCGACCATCGGCCGAGCCAGTTGTCGGGTGGCGAGCAGCAGCGGGTGGCCGTCGCCCGCGCGCTGGCCAACAGGCCGGCGCTGGTGCTGGCGGACGAACCGACCGGCAATCTGGACGAGCGGACTGCGGACGTCGTTCTGTCCGAATTCCTGCGGCTGGTGCGGGGCGAAGGCTCCGCCGCGCTGGTGGCCACCCATAATGAGCGGCTGGCGCAGAAGATGGACCGGGTGGTCCGACTGCACGAAGGCGTCCTGGAAGGCGCTTAA
- a CDS encoding lipoprotein-releasing ABC transporter permease subunit: protein MILSRYERMIAKRYLLPGKGEGFIFLVAGISLAAVMLGVAALIIVMSVMNGFRAELFDKIVGLNGHAVVQGYGGRLPDWQSILKQARATPGVTKATPMIEQPLGAIFQGRFEPALVRGMTVADIRNNKTLKGKVLAGSLDNLTPNSGKVGIGSRLAENMGVQLGDTITIYNPAGRSTPFGTVPRQVAYQVAAIFEVGVYDYDKAMVVMPIEDAQTLLLLGDVVSMIEVETVDPDRVGQILEPLAGKVAGRAVITDWRQMNASLFEALAVERVAMFVVLSIIVLVAVFNILSSLIMLVRAKTRDIAILRTMGASRVGLVKIFMTVGVTIGTLGMVAGMVLGFTFLFFRQNMVNAIQFVTGQNLWDPSIRFLTELPSQPDPIEITVICIMALVFSFLATLYPAFKAANTDPVQVLRYE, encoded by the coding sequence ATGATTCTATCCCGTTACGAACGCATGATCGCCAAGCGCTACCTGCTGCCGGGCAAGGGGGAAGGGTTTATCTTCCTCGTTGCGGGCATCAGCCTGGCTGCGGTCATGCTGGGTGTCGCCGCGCTCATCATCGTCATGAGCGTCATGAACGGCTTCCGCGCCGAGCTGTTCGACAAGATCGTCGGCCTCAATGGCCATGCCGTGGTGCAGGGCTATGGCGGACGCCTGCCCGACTGGCAGTCGATCCTCAAACAGGCCCGCGCGACCCCCGGCGTCACGAAGGCAACGCCGATGATCGAGCAGCCGTTGGGTGCGATCTTCCAGGGCCGGTTCGAACCTGCCCTGGTGCGCGGCATGACGGTCGCCGACATTCGCAATAACAAGACGCTCAAGGGCAAGGTGCTGGCCGGCAGCCTCGACAATCTGACGCCTAATAGCGGCAAGGTGGGGATCGGATCGCGGCTGGCGGAAAATATGGGCGTCCAACTGGGCGACACCATCACCATCTACAACCCGGCCGGCCGTTCCACCCCCTTCGGCACGGTGCCGCGGCAGGTCGCCTATCAGGTCGCCGCGATCTTCGAGGTCGGCGTCTATGATTATGACAAGGCGATGGTCGTCATGCCGATCGAGGATGCGCAGACGCTGTTGTTGCTGGGCGATGTCGTCAGCATGATCGAGGTCGAGACGGTCGATCCCGACCGGGTGGGCCAGATATTGGAACCGCTGGCCGGCAAGGTCGCCGGACGCGCGGTCATCACGGACTGGCGGCAGATGAACGCATCGCTGTTCGAGGCGCTGGCGGTGGAGCGGGTCGCGATGTTCGTCGTTCTGTCCATCATCGTGCTGGTGGCGGTGTTCAACATCCTGTCCTCGCTCATCATGCTGGTCCGCGCCAAGACACGCGACATCGCGATATTGCGGACGATGGGGGCAAGCCGCGTCGGGCTGGTCAAGATTTTCATGACAGTCGGCGTCACCATCGGCACGCTGGGCATGGTGGCCGGCATGGTGCTGGGCTTCACCTTCCTCTTCTTCCGCCAGAATATGGTCAATGCGATCCAGTTCGTGACGGGGCAGAATCTGTGGGATCCCTCGATCCGCTTCCTGACCGAATTGCCGTCACAGCCCGATCCGATCGAGATCACGGTGATCTGCATCATGGCGCTGGTGTTCAGCTTCCTCGCCACGCTCTATCCGGCCTTCAAGGCCGCCAATACCGATCCCGTCCAGGTGCTGCGCTATGAATGA
- a CDS encoding Hsp20 family protein, translated as MTMRGFDLTPYRRSTVGFDRLFDLIENNARLAQGDNYPPFNIERLSEDRYRVTLAVAGFRPEEIDITAQQNLLQVIGRKDDASPADRSKFLHVGIANRSFERRFELADFVRVEKADLADGLLTIELVREVPEAMKPKKIAINGGQLVDISVKDRDAA; from the coding sequence ATGACAATGCGTGGTTTCGACCTCACCCCCTATCGCCGCTCCACCGTCGGCTTCGATCGCCTGTTCGACCTGATCGAAAATAACGCCCGGCTGGCGCAGGGCGACAATTATCCGCCCTTCAACATCGAACGCCTGTCGGAGGATCGCTATCGCGTGACACTGGCCGTCGCCGGCTTCCGCCCGGAAGAGATCGACATTACCGCCCAGCAGAACCTGCTTCAGGTGATCGGTCGCAAGGACGACGCCTCGCCGGCGGATCGCTCCAAATTCCTGCATGTCGGTATCGCCAACCGCAGCTTCGAACGCCGCTTCGAACTGGCCGATTTCGTGCGGGTGGAAAAGGCTGACCTGGCCGACGGCCTGCTGACGATCGAACTAGTGCGCGAAGTGCCCGAAGCGATGAAGCCCAAGAAGATCGCCATCAACGGCGGTCAGTTGGTCGACATCAGCGTCAAGGATCGCGACGCCGCCTGA
- a CDS encoding potassium transporter Kup, translating into MADLLPNTAPASDDEEHGGHGHARQKATLKLVVGAIGIVFGDIGTSPLYAFRETFAGHHHLDLDPDHILGVISLMFWSMMLVVTMKYVSIIMRADNKGEGGSLALLALINGQTKTQRWSRGIVLLGVFATALFYGDSMITPAVSVLSAVEGLTVYNPALAPAILPVAIVILLGLFWIQGLGTNKVAAFFGPIMLTYFVTIAALGVVSIIKTPGILYAFNPYWAVMFFVTDPLPAFLALGSVVLAVTGAEALYADMGHFGRNPIRVSWLAFVLPALMLNYMGQGALLFREGAAALHSPFYNLAPQWGQLPLIVLATLAAIIASQAVISGAFSVTQQAIQLGFMPRLRIEHTSASTAGQIYIPLINWGLMVMVILLVLTFQTSSNLTAAYGIAVTGAMFIDNVLLTVVMYRLWHWKWYYAAPVLAVFYLVDGAYLAANLTKVPDGGWFPLLIGFVVFTLLTTWSRGRRLVQDRLREAAMPIPVFVASAANSAVRVPGTAVFMTSTPDGVPHALLHNLKHNKVLHERVILLTVKIKDVPVVEDDGRCKLEDLGRGFFRLVLQYGFMQEPDVPAALKNVTGCGQAFKMMDTSFFLARQTLLPSAKPGMPLWREKIFAWMLRNAESAMEFFRLPTNRVVELGSQVEI; encoded by the coding sequence ATGGCTGACCTCCTTCCCAACACCGCGCCGGCTTCCGATGACGAGGAGCATGGCGGACATGGTCATGCGCGGCAGAAGGCCACGTTGAAGCTGGTCGTCGGTGCAATCGGCATCGTGTTCGGCGACATCGGCACCAGCCCGCTCTATGCGTTCCGCGAAACCTTCGCCGGCCACCATCATCTGGACCTCGATCCCGATCATATATTGGGCGTCATCAGCCTGATGTTCTGGTCGATGATGCTGGTCGTGACGATGAAATATGTCAGCATCATCATGCGCGCCGACAATAAGGGCGAAGGCGGCAGCCTGGCGTTGCTGGCGTTGATCAACGGCCAGACCAAGACGCAGCGCTGGTCGCGCGGCATCGTGCTGCTGGGTGTGTTCGCCACCGCCCTCTTCTACGGCGACTCGATGATCACCCCGGCAGTTTCGGTCCTGTCGGCGGTGGAGGGGCTTACGGTCTATAATCCCGCCCTGGCGCCGGCGATCCTGCCCGTGGCGATCGTCATTCTGCTCGGCCTGTTCTGGATACAGGGTTTGGGCACCAACAAGGTCGCGGCCTTTTTCGGCCCGATCATGCTGACCTATTTCGTCACGATTGCGGCGCTGGGTGTCGTTTCGATCATCAAGACCCCCGGTATCCTCTATGCTTTCAACCCCTATTGGGCGGTGATGTTCTTCGTCACCGATCCGCTGCCGGCTTTCCTGGCGCTCGGGTCGGTGGTGCTGGCGGTGACCGGCGCCGAAGCGCTCTACGCCGATATGGGCCATTTCGGCCGCAACCCGATTCGCGTGTCCTGGCTCGCCTTCGTCCTGCCCGCGCTGATGCTCAATTATATGGGGCAGGGCGCGCTGCTGTTTCGCGAGGGTGCGGCCGCGCTGCACAGCCCCTTCTACAATCTGGCGCCGCAATGGGGGCAGTTGCCGCTGATCGTGCTGGCGACGCTTGCCGCCATCATCGCGTCGCAGGCGGTGATCTCGGGCGCTTTCTCCGTGACGCAACAGGCGATTCAGTTGGGCTTCATGCCGCGCTTGCGGATCGAACATACCAGCGCCTCCACCGCCGGCCAGATCTATATCCCCCTCATCAACTGGGGGTTGATGGTGATGGTGATCCTGCTGGTGCTGACATTCCAGACATCGTCCAATCTGACCGCGGCCTATGGCATTGCGGTGACCGGTGCGATGTTCATCGACAATGTGCTGTTGACGGTCGTGATGTACCGGCTGTGGCACTGGAAATGGTATTATGCCGCGCCGGTGCTGGCGGTCTTCTATCTCGTCGATGGCGCCTATCTGGCGGCGAACCTGACCAAGGTGCCGGATGGCGGCTGGTTTCCGCTGCTGATCGGCTTCGTCGTATTCACCCTGCTGACCACCTGGTCGCGCGGCCGTCGCCTGGTGCAGGACCGTTTGCGAGAAGCGGCGATGCCGATCCCGGTCTTCGTCGCATCCGCCGCCAACAGTGCGGTGCGCGTGCCCGGCACGGCAGTGTTCATGACGTCGACGCCCGATGGCGTGCCGCACGCGCTGTTGCATAACCTCAAGCACAACAAGGTGCTGCATGAGCGCGTCATCCTGCTGACGGTCAAGATCAAGGACGTGCCGGTCGTCGAGGATGATGGCCGCTGCAAGCTGGAGGATCTGGGCCGGGGCTTCTTCCGCCTCGTCCTCCAATATGGTTTCATGCAGGAACCTGATGTTCCTGCCGCGCTCAAGAATGTCACGGGCTGCGGGCAGGCGTTCAAGATGATGGACACCAGCTTCTTCCTTGCCCGCCAGACGCTATTGCCTTCGGCCAAGCCGGGGATGCCGCTGTGGCGGGAGAAGATATTCGCCTGGATGTTGCGCAACGCGGAAAGCGCGATGGAGTTTTTCCGCCTGCCCACCAACCGCGTCGTCGAATTGGGTAGCCAGGTCGAGATATGA
- a CDS encoding tetratricopeptide repeat protein, translated as MTGWFIAVGLAVVAFGALLLLGRIPRSAREISAAALLLGLAGYAWQGNPGLAGAPRVSRENAGDKFDEKLAQQRRGLAERYGPAGQWLMLSDGLGRQGKTREAANILLAGLRATPDDPNLWLGLGNALVAHADGVVSPGADFAYRRALTLDPEGPAPRYFYGLALARNGQLQAARDVWAPLAASAPAGSQVKAELDANIARIDSMLAADAPVGP; from the coding sequence ATGACCGGCTGGTTCATCGCGGTCGGCCTTGCCGTTGTCGCCTTTGGCGCCTTACTGCTGCTCGGCCGGATTCCGCGATCGGCGCGGGAGATCAGCGCGGCGGCCCTGCTGCTGGGGCTGGCTGGCTATGCCTGGCAGGGCAATCCGGGCCTGGCCGGCGCGCCGCGCGTAAGTAGGGAAAATGCGGGCGACAAGTTCGACGAGAAGCTGGCGCAGCAGCGCCGCGGGCTTGCCGAACGCTATGGTCCGGCTGGGCAATGGCTCATGCTATCCGATGGTCTGGGCCGGCAGGGCAAGACGCGGGAAGCCGCCAATATCCTGCTGGCGGGCCTGCGCGCGACCCCCGACGATCCCAATCTCTGGCTGGGGCTGGGCAATGCCCTGGTGGCCCATGCCGACGGCGTGGTCTCACCCGGCGCGGACTTCGCCTATCGCCGCGCGCTGACGCTCGACCCGGAGGGGCCAGCGCCCCGCTATTTTTACGGTCTCGCTTTGGCCCGCAACGGCCAGTTGCAGGCGGCGCGCGACGTGTGGGCGCCACTGGCGGCCAGCGCCCCGGCCGGTAGCCAGGTGAAGGCGGAACTGGACGCCAATATCGCGCGTATCGACTCCATGCTGGCTGCAGACGCCCCGGTGGGGCCATGA
- a CDS encoding cytochrome c-type biogenesis protein, with protein MRLIFALLLAFFVTPLSAQTALPPAPYADRQIADPALERKAKALMETIRCLTCQSQSIADSGASMAGDMRSQIRERIMAGEQPEAIRSWLIARYGDWVSYEPTAAPILWPLWAAPVLLLGLGLLLLRGRIKRRNRA; from the coding sequence ATGAGGCTGATCTTTGCCCTCCTTCTGGCGTTCTTCGTCACGCCGCTCAGCGCCCAGACCGCGCTGCCGCCGGCGCCCTATGCCGACCGGCAGATCGCTGACCCGGCGTTGGAGCGCAAGGCGAAGGCGCTGATGGAGACCATCCGCTGCCTGACCTGCCAGAGCCAGTCGATCGCCGATTCGGGAGCCAGCATGGCGGGCGACATGCGATCGCAGATTCGCGAACGGATCATGGCGGGCGAGCAGCCCGAAGCGATCCGAAGCTGGCTGATCGCCCGCTATGGCGACTGGGTCAGCTATGAACCCACCGCCGCGCCGATCCTCTGGCCACTCTGGGCCGCGCCGGTGCTGCTGCTGGGCCTGGGCCTGCTGCTGCTGCGCGGCCGGATCAAACGGAGGAACCGGGCATGA